The Ipomoea triloba cultivar NCNSP0323 chromosome 14, ASM357664v1 region AACCCAAGCAAAAACCGCTGCTTTTGAGAATTAAGTCGCCATTTCTCACCCACTGCTCCGCAAAGCCACACACGCACAAAGATAATGCAACAAATGGGGAGGATTTATCCGTTGAGCTCCTCAGTTcaagaattgaagatgaaggGGAAGCAAAACCCATTCCCGAACAagcaatttcttcttctttgataTCGAGGGGCTTGGTTTTGGATTTGGGGTGTGGGGATTCGTGGGATAACGTTGAGATCGGGTCACCAGTGGTGAAGAGATTTTTGGGCGACGAGGAAGAGAGGTGGCTCATGTGGTACCACGGGAGATCCGGGAAGAACCCGGAATCGGAATCGATCGGATTAGCGGTTTCGAGCAATGGGATTCACTGGGAAAGAGGAATTGGGGGCGTGGAATCAAGCGGAGATGTGGGAATGGTAATGAATCCCAGCCAAGATTGGTGGGGATTCGATACCCTAAGCGTAATCCCCGGCGAGGTTTCGATAATGTCTAGCGCCAAACTTAGGGCAAACAGCGCCGCCGTTTACTGGCTCTACTACACCGGTTTCAGCGCCGAAAAACTGGAATTCCCAGAGAATTTCCCATTCCAAAACCCAGAAAGGGCCTGCTCCAATTCCTCAAAATCCCCCAATTGTTTCAAGTCACTCCCGGGGTTAGCAATGAGCCAAGACGGGAGACACTGGGCGAGAATCGAAGGCGAGCATCATTCGGGAGCTCTATTCGACTCCGGCCAGGAAGGAGAATGGGATTCTCTATTCATATCCTCGCCCAATGTTCTGTTTCATGGCAACGGTGATCTCAGAATGTACTACCATTCATTCGACACAAAAAGTGGTTGCTTTGCCATCGGGATAGCAAGGTCAAGGGATGGGATAAAATGGGTGAAGCTAGGGAAGATCCTAGGGGGAGGGGGGGAGGGGGCGTTTGATGAGATGGGAGTAATGAACCCCAATGTGGTGAGGAACAAGAGGGATGGGGGGTATGTGATGGGGTATGAAGGGGTTGGATTGGATGGGAAAAGGAGCATTGGAATGGCGGTTTCATCAGATGGGTTGAAGGGGTGGAGGAGGGTGAATAATAGCAAGTCTGTATTGAAACaatgtgaagaagaagatggatgGGATAGTGAAGGGGTGGGTTCACCTTGCCTAGTTGAGATGGATAATGGAGGTGAAGATTGTCAATGGAGGCTTTATTATAGAGGAGTTGGGAGAGGTGGAAGGACTGGTATTGGATTGGCACTCTCTGATGGTGCTGATTTGCAAAGGTTTCAAAGATGGACAGGGTTCCATATCTGATCCACACCGGCTTAGCTCATTAGTTCAGTAGAAAGTATTTGGGACAAATGCTTCGTTTGTGATTGATATGTACCtacctctatttttttttattgcctaCCATTACTTTAATTCAATTTCTGTTTTCCTTTTAAGCCTGTACCGTATTTAAACTAATCTCCATTTACATCGTCGAGCTGACCTAATTAACGAGCAAAGTGATAGTCATATTGTTTTTTGCATCAAGTGAGAGTGT contains the following coding sequences:
- the LOC116004831 gene encoding uncharacterized protein LOC116004831; amino-acid sequence: MDSATLSPLSTIKIVNTLLLPPLQKSATLSPPKPKQKPLLLRIKSPFLTHCSAKPHTHKDNATNGEDLSVELLSSRIEDEGEAKPIPEQAISSSLISRGLVLDLGCGDSWDNVEIGSPVVKRFLGDEEERWLMWYHGRSGKNPESESIGLAVSSNGIHWERGIGGVESSGDVGMVMNPSQDWWGFDTLSVIPGEVSIMSSAKLRANSAAVYWLYYTGFSAEKLEFPENFPFQNPERACSNSSKSPNCFKSLPGLAMSQDGRHWARIEGEHHSGALFDSGQEGEWDSLFISSPNVLFHGNGDLRMYYHSFDTKSGCFAIGIARSRDGIKWVKLGKILGGGGEGAFDEMGVMNPNVVRNKRDGGYVMGYEGVGLDGKRSIGMAVSSDGLKGWRRVNNSKSVLKQCEEEDGWDSEGVGSPCLVEMDNGGEDCQWRLYYRGVGRGGRTGIGLALSDGADLQRFQRWTGFHI